One Elusimicrobiota bacterium genomic window carries:
- a CDS encoding phenylacetate--CoA ligase family protein — MLDPLQIYHRLPYPLRVLAASARGYYLRSWRYGPETEGLVAQALERDFWSAGRWKAWQEERLAFILHRAATRVPYYRSLWEDRRRRGDRSSWEILDNWPILEKEPLRLAPQEFVADDRSIGGMFPEHTSGSSGKPLRLWWSLKTVRAWYALFEARWRRWHGVGRMDPWAHVGGQMVAPFGRTKPPFWVWNAGLNQLYLSSYHLAPAFIPHYLEALKRHRVKYILGYTSSLHALALEILRLGRKDLSLSVAITDAEPILEHQRQAIAEAFQCPVRATYGMAEAAAAAGECREGGAHLWPEAGWLEVMEDGRPQPRGQAGELLATGLLNEDMPLIRYRVGDRAALAGEEPSCPCGRGLPLLARVEGRSDDVLYLRDGRKVGRLDTVFKADLCIREAQIVQESLSRVRIKFVRGPDYAASTGEAMARRLKERLGPVEVVLEEVAMISRTGRGKFQAVLCRIPSEERPK, encoded by the coding sequence ATGCTTGATCCCCTTCAAATCTACCACCGCCTTCCCTACCCCCTGCGGGTCCTGGCCGCCAGCGCTCGAGGCTATTACCTGCGCTCCTGGCGCTATGGCCCGGAAACCGAGGGGCTGGTCGCCCAGGCCCTGGAGCGGGACTTCTGGAGCGCGGGACGCTGGAAAGCCTGGCAGGAAGAGCGCTTGGCCTTCATCCTGCACCGAGCGGCGACTCGAGTGCCTTATTACCGAAGCCTATGGGAGGACCGCCGCCGCAGGGGAGACCGTTCATCTTGGGAGATCCTCGACAATTGGCCTATCCTGGAAAAGGAGCCCTTGAGGCTGGCTCCCCAAGAGTTCGTGGCCGACGACCGCTCTATCGGGGGAATGTTTCCCGAGCACACCAGCGGCAGCTCGGGGAAACCCCTGCGCCTCTGGTGGAGCCTCAAGACCGTGCGGGCCTGGTATGCCCTCTTCGAGGCCCGCTGGAGGCGCTGGCACGGGGTCGGGCGCATGGACCCTTGGGCTCATGTCGGCGGGCAAATGGTGGCGCCCTTCGGCCGGACCAAGCCCCCCTTCTGGGTCTGGAACGCGGGCTTAAATCAACTGTACCTATCTTCCTATCATTTGGCTCCGGCCTTCATCCCCCATTATTTGGAGGCCTTGAAGCGCCACCGCGTCAAATACATCCTAGGCTACACGTCATCCCTCCACGCCCTCGCCCTCGAGATACTGCGCCTAGGCCGCAAGGACCTCTCCCTCAGCGTCGCCATCACCGATGCCGAGCCGATCCTCGAGCACCAGCGGCAAGCCATCGCCGAGGCTTTCCAATGCCCGGTACGGGCGACCTACGGCATGGCGGAGGCCGCGGCGGCCGCGGGGGAGTGCCGGGAGGGCGGCGCGCATCTCTGGCCCGAGGCCGGCTGGCTCGAGGTCATGGAGGACGGCCGGCCCCAGCCCCGCGGACAAGCCGGGGAGCTGCTCGCGACCGGGCTCCTGAATGAGGACATGCCCCTCATACGCTACCGAGTCGGCGACCGCGCCGCCCTGGCCGGGGAGGAACCCTCCTGCCCATGCGGCCGGGGCCTTCCCCTTCTGGCGAGAGTCGAGGGGCGAAGCGACGACGTGCTTTACTTACGCGACGGCCGCAAGGTGGGGAGGCTCGACACGGTTTTTAAGGCGGACCTCTGCATTCGAGAAGCGCAAATCGTCCAGGAATCCTTGAGCCGGGTCCGCATCAAGTTCGTGCGCGGGCCGGACTACGCGGCGAGCACCGGCGAGGCCATGGCCCGGCGCCTGAAGGAGCGCCTCGGGCCCGTCGAGGTCGTCTTGGAGGAAGTCGCGATGATCTCGCGAACCGGGCGCGGAAAATTCCAGGCTGTGCTCTGCCGGATCCCGTCTGAGGAGAGACCGAAATGA
- a CDS encoding class I SAM-dependent methyltransferase has protein sequence MAIEGLAAFPALRTFIEAELSAWPEHETYLAKSLSGRSPEVMSSSENLAGLALKLVGGELSEYAASYRWMCERINEEQLDFFRTGRYRRSTLEEVDKGFYQNRAVMDRWIKGLLLSQLFWRNHVEVMHCYAADFLPILKPGSRHLEIGPGHGLFLCLAALCGRVALLEGWDISQSSLDLTRRNLEALGVGEGISLRRVNVMEAPTDGPRFDSVVISEVLEHVENPRALLASIKDRLAGEGRVFINVPVNSPSPDHIYLLRSPEEAARLVESSGLKIVERRNFPLTGYSEQAARKNSLTISCVITASA, from the coding sequence ATGGCCATAGAAGGTCTCGCCGCCTTCCCGGCCTTGAGGACCTTCATTGAGGCCGAGCTCTCGGCCTGGCCCGAGCATGAAACGTATTTGGCCAAGAGCCTGAGCGGCCGTTCCCCCGAGGTCATGTCCTCGAGCGAGAATTTGGCCGGGCTGGCTTTGAAGCTCGTTGGCGGGGAACTTTCCGAGTACGCCGCGTCCTACCGCTGGATGTGCGAACGCATCAACGAAGAGCAGCTCGATTTTTTTCGCACGGGGCGCTACCGGCGTTCGACCTTGGAGGAGGTGGACAAGGGCTTCTACCAGAATCGGGCCGTGATGGACCGTTGGATCAAGGGCTTGCTCCTGTCCCAGCTTTTCTGGAGGAATCATGTGGAGGTCATGCATTGCTACGCCGCGGACTTCCTGCCGATCCTCAAGCCCGGGTCCCGGCATTTGGAGATCGGTCCCGGGCACGGGTTGTTTCTTTGCCTGGCCGCCCTGTGCGGCCGGGTGGCGCTCTTGGAGGGCTGGGACATAAGCCAATCCTCGCTCGATCTCACCCGCCGGAATTTGGAGGCTCTCGGGGTGGGAGAGGGGATTTCCCTGAGGCGCGTGAACGTGATGGAGGCTCCAACGGATGGACCCCGGTTCGACAGCGTGGTGATAAGCGAGGTCCTTGAACACGTGGAAAACCCCCGGGCTCTCCTGGCCTCGATAAAAGACCGCTTGGCAGGGGAAGGACGAGTGTTCATCAATGTCCCGGTCAACTCCCCTTCGCCCGACCACATTTATTTGCTTAGATCCCCGGAGGAGGCCGCCCGATTGGTCGAAAGCTCGGGCCTTAAAATCGTGGAGCGGAGGAACTTCCCGCTCACCGGCTATTCCGAGCAGGCCGCTCGAAAGAATTCCCTGACCATCTCATGCGTGATCACGGCCTCGGCTTGA
- a CDS encoding 4'-phosphopantetheinyl transferase superfamily protein, giving the protein MMPPLNEQEAHLWHAGPAESFQGLEALGRLLSPEEEARARRFVFEKDRAQFILGRGIMRSLLGRYLGADPRRLLLRQTPLGKPILAEAGGPLEFSLSHSHGRILCGMALGRRIGVDVELMRALPFDTLARHVMEAAELEGFVSLGAGLKAKAFYAAWTRKEAYLKALGRGLGCVADLARVPAAPSGWAVRELSLLPGYAAAVAVEGAAPRLRCLPWP; this is encoded by the coding sequence ATGATGCCTCCTCTTAACGAGCAAGAGGCCCACCTCTGGCACGCGGGGCCCGCCGAATCGTTCCAGGGCCTTGAGGCTCTCGGCCGGCTGCTCAGCCCCGAGGAAGAGGCGCGGGCGCGAAGATTTGTTTTTGAAAAGGATCGGGCCCAGTTCATCCTGGGAAGAGGGATCATGAGGTCTTTGTTGGGCCGGTACTTGGGCGCGGATCCGCGGCGTCTTCTCTTGCGCCAGACGCCGTTGGGCAAGCCGATTCTGGCCGAAGCGGGCGGGCCCCTGGAGTTCAGCCTCTCCCACTCCCATGGGCGAATCCTTTGCGGGATGGCTCTCGGGCGAAGGATCGGGGTGGACGTGGAGCTGATGCGGGCGCTTCCCTTCGACACCCTGGCGCGGCACGTCATGGAAGCCGCGGAGTTGGAGGGGTTCGTCTCTCTCGGGGCGGGCTTGAAGGCGAAGGCCTTTTACGCCGCTTGGACCCGCAAGGAGGCCTATCTCAAGGCCCTGGGCCGGGGCTTGGGCTGCGTAGCCGACCTGGCCCGAGTTCCGGCCGCGCCCTCAGGCTGGGCCGTGCGGGAGCTGTCGTTGCTGCCGGGGTACGCCGCGGCCGTTGCCGTGGAAGGGGCGGCGCCGAGGCTGCGCTGCCTGCCATGGCCATAG
- a CDS encoding HAD-IIIC family phosphatase, giving the protein MTKTLAVAAFFTAEPVGASLSFWLGKLGFLYKVEFAPFNQVLQQLLDPSGLFSRNRDGVNVILARYGDLKGVLPEFTRGLEAASAHQGAPHFIFLCPDSPEASAGPKHKEIALGIESTIARTILQLPGFYLVTSEELARFYPVSDYYNSYTEELGELPYTDAFLAALGTMICRKIHALKSLPRKVIALDCDQVLWKGVCGEDGPGGVELDPARLEFQRFMLEQRQAGMLLALCSRNNEADVWQVFERRPEMALKRAQLSASRLNWRPKSENLKSLAQELGLGLESFIFMDDSPVECAEVRDRCPEVLCLQWPLDSERVRKALRHVWAFDRLAVSREAAGRARFYEQNLERERLKSQALSLEEFLENLAMKVDMFAPGPEHLPRLAELSLRTNQFSFTTIRRSEAELKDLLKPGKLECFAVRVSDRFGDYGLVGAALFRAEAGRLDLDSLMLSCRALGRGIEHRMLARLGEIARGRNAGRVLVRLLRSSKNQPAWEFLGSLEALSKAESEGGISLEFDPGYLEKLRYEPGGAATPYPMTATGSEEFQPGTAGAVLSQDAALWQELSDAESVLKAMRVIPAASAAGTERSIQEKLLKIWEEVLGVSPIRPDDDFFKLGGDSLTALRLSARIEQAIGKRLPLSYLLKISTVSKMAETFDDASS; this is encoded by the coding sequence GTGACCAAGACCTTGGCCGTAGCCGCCTTCTTCACCGCCGAGCCCGTGGGGGCGAGCCTCTCGTTCTGGCTGGGAAAGCTTGGGTTTCTCTATAAAGTCGAGTTCGCCCCCTTCAACCAGGTGCTTCAGCAGCTTCTGGATCCCTCGGGCCTGTTCTCGCGCAACCGGGACGGCGTCAACGTAATCCTCGCGCGCTACGGAGATTTGAAAGGAGTCCTTCCGGAGTTCACCCGAGGCCTGGAGGCCGCTTCCGCCCATCAAGGCGCGCCCCATTTCATATTTTTATGTCCGGACTCGCCCGAAGCCTCGGCCGGGCCCAAGCATAAAGAAATAGCGCTTGGCATAGAGAGCACGATCGCCAGAACTATCTTGCAACTCCCCGGTTTTTATCTTGTCACGAGCGAGGAACTCGCCCGCTTCTACCCCGTTTCCGACTACTACAATTCCTATACGGAGGAATTGGGGGAACTCCCTTACACAGACGCTTTTTTAGCGGCCCTGGGGACCATGATTTGCCGCAAAATCCACGCTTTGAAAAGCCTGCCGCGCAAGGTCATCGCGCTCGACTGCGATCAAGTCTTATGGAAGGGCGTGTGCGGAGAGGACGGGCCGGGCGGAGTGGAGCTCGACCCGGCGCGCCTCGAATTCCAAAGATTCATGCTGGAACAGCGCCAGGCCGGCATGCTCTTGGCGCTGTGCAGCCGCAACAACGAGGCGGACGTCTGGCAGGTCTTCGAAAGGCGCCCGGAGATGGCGCTTAAGCGCGCGCAGTTGTCGGCCTCCAGGCTCAACTGGAGGCCGAAGTCCGAGAATCTCAAGTCCCTGGCCCAGGAGCTGGGCCTCGGCCTGGAGAGCTTCATTTTCATGGATGACAGCCCCGTCGAGTGCGCCGAGGTGCGGGACCGATGCCCGGAGGTCCTGTGCCTTCAGTGGCCTTTGGATTCGGAGCGAGTCCGGAAGGCCTTGCGTCACGTCTGGGCCTTTGACCGCCTCGCGGTCTCCCGGGAGGCCGCGGGCCGGGCGCGCTTCTACGAGCAGAACCTGGAGAGGGAGCGCCTTAAGAGCCAAGCCCTCAGTCTCGAAGAGTTTCTCGAAAACCTGGCCATGAAGGTTGATATGTTCGCGCCCGGGCCCGAGCATTTGCCGAGGCTGGCCGAACTCTCCCTGAGGACCAATCAGTTTAGTTTTACCACGATCCGGCGCTCCGAAGCTGAGCTCAAAGACCTTCTGAAGCCCGGCAAACTCGAGTGCTTCGCGGTGCGGGTGAGCGACCGCTTTGGCGACTACGGCTTGGTGGGAGCGGCCCTATTCCGCGCCGAGGCTGGGCGCCTGGACCTGGACTCCCTCATGCTCAGCTGCCGGGCTTTGGGCAGGGGGATCGAGCACCGGATGCTGGCCCGGCTTGGGGAGATCGCGCGCGGCAGGAATGCGGGGCGGGTCCTCGTGCGGTTGCTGCGCAGCTCCAAGAACCAGCCGGCGTGGGAATTTTTGGGGAGTCTCGAGGCCTTGTCCAAGGCCGAGTCCGAGGGGGGCATTTCGCTGGAATTCGATCCGGGGTATCTGGAGAAGCTCCGCTATGAGCCGGGAGGCGCGGCAACACCCTATCCCATGACGGCGACAGGGTCGGAAGAATTCCAGCCCGGCACCGCCGGCGCGGTGCTGAGTCAGGACGCAGCGCTATGGCAGGAGTTGTCCGACGCGGAGAGCGTCCTGAAGGCCATGAGGGTCATCCCGGCCGCGTCAGCGGCCGGAACCGAGAGATCCATCCAGGAAAAGCTGCTCAAGATATGGGAAGAAGTCTTGGGCGTCTCCCCCATCCGCCCGGACGATGATTTTTTCAAGTTGGGCGGAGATTCCCTGACGGCGCTTCGCCTTTCCGCGCGGATCGAGCAAGCCATCGGCAAGAGGCTGCCCCTGTCCTATCTCCTTAAGATTTCCACCGTCTCGAAAATGGCGGAAACCTTCGATGATGCCTCCTCTTAA
- a CDS encoding VOC family protein — protein sequence MGLRLNHIGYAVEDIERYWNDFFQPLFEPCGISRVYEDPLQKVRVAFITLASGERVELVEPMDESSPVSRILKARRGGFYHLCYEARGLEPEIKRFEEKGCRLISGPTPAVAFEGRRIAFLYTPQNDVIELVEAP from the coding sequence ATGGGCCTGCGCCTGAACCATATCGGCTACGCCGTCGAGGACATTGAGCGCTACTGGAATGATTTTTTTCAGCCCCTGTTCGAACCCTGCGGAATCAGCCGGGTTTACGAAGATCCTCTGCAGAAGGTCCGGGTCGCGTTCATCACTTTGGCCAGCGGGGAGCGCGTCGAGCTGGTCGAACCCATGGACGAGTCAAGCCCGGTCAGCCGGATCTTGAAGGCGAGGCGGGGCGGCTTCTATCATCTGTGCTACGAGGCTCGCGGCTTGGAGCCGGAGATCAAGCGCTTCGAGGAAAAAGGCTGCCGCCTGATCTCCGGGCCGACCCCGGCCGTGGCTTTCGAGGGGCGCCGGATCGCTTTCCTCTATACTCCCCAAAACGACGTGATCGAGCTGGTCGAGGCCCCGTGA
- a CDS encoding NAD-dependent epimerase/dehydratase family protein has product MRVLITGSSGLIGSEAVEYYARGGHEVSGVDNNMRRVFFGEPGDTLWRLGELKGKHPGFSHHAIDIRDRDGLTALFKSGSFDLIIHCAAQPSHDQAAAIPLLDFDVNAGGTLNMLEAARQHCPEAVFIHMSTNKVYGDAPNELPLVELPTRFDYAEPARRAGIGEDCRIDRCLHSLFGASKAASDLMAQEYGRYFGMKVGVFRGGCLTGPSQSGVELHGFLSYLVKAAVQGKPYTVFGYKGKQVRDQIHSMDVIRAFDAFAADPRPGEVYNIGGGRENSLSVLEALEMVGNLLGRKVDWEYREAPRRGDHVCYISDLAKLKSHFPAWGITRSLPSILEEMVAAERLRLEPRPAS; this is encoded by the coding sequence ATGCGGGTATTGATCACGGGATCAAGTGGGCTCATCGGGTCGGAGGCCGTGGAGTATTACGCCCGGGGCGGGCACGAGGTATCGGGCGTGGATAACAACATGCGCCGGGTCTTCTTCGGCGAGCCCGGCGACACGCTCTGGCGCCTGGGGGAGCTCAAGGGGAAACACCCTGGTTTCAGCCACCATGCCATAGACATCCGCGACCGCGACGGGCTCACAGCACTCTTCAAAAGCGGGAGCTTCGACCTGATCATCCACTGCGCGGCCCAGCCTTCCCATGACCAGGCCGCGGCCATTCCCCTCCTCGACTTTGACGTCAACGCCGGGGGCACGCTCAACATGCTAGAGGCCGCCCGCCAGCATTGCCCGGAGGCGGTGTTCATCCACATGAGCACCAACAAGGTCTACGGGGACGCTCCCAATGAGCTCCCCTTGGTCGAGCTCCCCACGCGCTTCGATTACGCCGAGCCCGCGCGGCGCGCCGGGATCGGCGAGGACTGCCGGATCGACCGCTGCCTGCACTCCCTGTTCGGGGCCTCCAAGGCCGCCTCGGACCTCATGGCGCAGGAATACGGGCGCTATTTCGGCATGAAGGTGGGAGTGTTCCGCGGGGGGTGCCTGACCGGCCCCTCGCAGTCCGGAGTGGAGCTGCACGGTTTTTTGTCCTATCTCGTCAAGGCCGCGGTGCAGGGAAAGCCCTACACCGTGTTCGGCTACAAGGGCAAGCAGGTGCGCGACCAAATACACAGCATGGACGTGATCCGGGCCTTCGACGCCTTCGCGGCCGATCCCCGCCCCGGAGAGGTTTACAACATCGGCGGGGGCCGGGAAAACAGCCTCTCCGTGCTCGAGGCCCTGGAAATGGTCGGGAATTTGCTGGGAAGAAAGGTGGACTGGGAATACCGCGAGGCGCCCCGCCGGGGAGACCACGTCTGCTACATCTCCGACCTTGCCAAGCTCAAGAGCCATTTCCCCGCTTGGGGCATCACCAGGAGCCTGCCCTCCATCCTGGAAGAAATGGTGGCGGCCGAGCGGCTGCGGTTGGAGCCGAGGCCCGCCTCTTGA
- a CDS encoding glycosyltransferase, whose product MSRSRILDYYLSIGPEWEKWQGKNAYYHCLVRDLVMGMTRPRSRILEIGAGVGDLSELLVRQSETLIGLNYCEELTLWARARVPRARFHTVDIDEIRIPSGFSPDCVIMRNMLDYVHDLSEMAEKLAKILPPDGILIVTTSNPMWASLLRAAARLGLRFPESPRNYITNNDIKNILELQGFCVVEAGMAAPMPKYIPLFSWLMNLLIPEIPVARYIGATQYLCARPIKPRPPLSCSVIIPCHNEEGNIARTVRRVPRMGTTTEVIVVDDGSSDGTRKAVEALMAEDPAVRLVRFDKNRGKAEAVFAGFTAAKGDVVMILDADATVEPEVLPRFFKPIQEGRADFVNGTRLIYPMEKNAMRFMNFLGNKAFCLLASKVLRQRVSDTLCGTKAMLRRDFLDMPRGGADRWGDFALLFGAAKLKLRIREMPLYYQERTSGKSKMRGFVEVWRFLWACWQGWRMLRLGPP is encoded by the coding sequence TTGAGCCGCTCGCGCATCCTCGATTATTACCTCTCGATCGGCCCCGAATGGGAAAAATGGCAGGGCAAGAACGCTTATTACCACTGCCTGGTCCGGGACCTGGTGATGGGCATGACGCGGCCCCGGTCGCGTATCCTGGAGATTGGAGCCGGCGTCGGAGATCTCTCGGAGCTCCTGGTCCGCCAGTCCGAGACCTTGATCGGCCTCAACTACTGCGAGGAGCTGACCCTCTGGGCCCGCGCCCGCGTTCCGCGGGCGCGCTTTCACACCGTGGACATAGACGAGATCAGGATCCCCTCGGGCTTCTCGCCCGACTGCGTGATCATGCGCAACATGCTCGACTACGTCCATGATCTGTCGGAGATGGCCGAAAAGCTCGCTAAAATCCTGCCCCCGGACGGGATACTCATCGTGACGACCAGCAATCCCATGTGGGCTTCTTTGCTGCGCGCGGCCGCGCGCCTGGGCCTGCGCTTCCCCGAATCCCCGCGCAACTACATCACCAACAACGACATCAAGAACATCCTGGAGCTCCAGGGCTTTTGCGTGGTCGAGGCCGGCATGGCCGCGCCGATGCCAAAATACATCCCATTGTTTTCCTGGCTCATGAATCTTCTAATTCCCGAAATTCCCGTCGCGCGCTACATCGGAGCGACGCAATATCTCTGCGCTCGGCCCATCAAGCCCCGCCCTCCCTTGTCCTGCTCCGTGATTATCCCCTGCCACAACGAGGAGGGAAACATCGCCCGCACCGTGCGCCGCGTGCCCCGGATGGGCACGACCACCGAGGTGATCGTGGTGGACGACGGCTCGAGCGACGGCACCCGCAAGGCCGTCGAGGCGCTTATGGCCGAGGATCCCGCGGTCAGGCTCGTGCGCTTCGACAAGAACCGGGGCAAGGCCGAGGCGGTGTTCGCGGGATTTACGGCCGCCAAGGGCGATGTGGTCATGATACTCGACGCCGACGCCACGGTGGAGCCGGAAGTCCTGCCGCGGTTCTTCAAGCCCATTCAGGAGGGCCGCGCGGATTTCGTCAACGGAACCCGCCTCATCTATCCCATGGAAAAGAACGCCATGCGCTTCATGAACTTCCTCGGGAACAAGGCCTTCTGCTTGCTGGCGAGCAAGGTCCTGCGCCAACGAGTCAGCGACACCCTCTGCGGCACCAAGGCCATGCTGCGCCGGGACTTCCTCGACATGCCGCGGGGCGGGGCCGACCGCTGGGGAGACTTCGCCCTCCTCTTTGGCGCGGCCAAGCTCAAGTTGCGCATCCGCGAGATGCCCCTCTATTACCAGGAGCGAACATCGGGCAAGTCCAAGATGAGGGGCTTTGTGGAGGTCTGGCGCTTCCTCTGGGCCTGCTGGCAGGGCTGGAGAATGCTGCGCCTGGGCCCGCCGTGA